One Triticum dicoccoides isolate Atlit2015 ecotype Zavitan chromosome 4B, WEW_v2.0, whole genome shotgun sequence genomic window carries:
- the LOC119294209 gene encoding probable RNA-binding protein EIF1AD yields the protein MKGGRKNLRRACEEGTAVTLAEGESIMQVVTLRGSNLIEVTDGEGVKSLALFPAKFQTSFWIKNGNFVVVDASGRDEALESGSRNLLDGTRVVTDSLDLCYASPAIFKSTPNGWATGQEGTTSQAGEEHNSKEEDDDDDMPPLEANTNRNRPFAVHSDTESDSDS from the exons ATGAAAGGCGGTAGGAAGAACCTGCGGCGCGCGTGCGAGGAGGGCACCGCGGTGACGCTGGCGGAGGGTGAGAGCATCATGCAGGTCGTCACGCTGCGCGGCTCCAACCTCATCGAG GTGACGGACGGCGAGGGCGTCAAGTCTCTCGCCCTCTTCCCCGCCAAGTTCCAGACGAGCTTCTGGATCAAGAACG GGAATTTCGTGGTTGTGGATGCtagtgggagggacgaggctctcgAATCTGGAAGTAGGAA TTTACTTGATGGAACCAGGGTTGTTACTGATTCACTCGATCTTTGTTATGCCAGTCCGGCTATCTTCAAGTCGACTCCCAATGGGTGGGCGACAGGGCAAGAGGGAACGACATCGCAGGCTGGGGAAGAGCACAACTCCAaagaagaagacgacgatgatgatatgCCACCACTCGAGGCGAACACAAACAGGAATAGACCGTTTGCCGTGCATTCCGACACAGAGAGTGATTCTGATTCTTAA